One stretch of Pseudomonas azotoformans DNA includes these proteins:
- a CDS encoding aldo/keto reductase, with the protein MQYTRLGNSGLQVSRLCLGTMNMGTPDWKPWIFDEKQSEPIVAHALANGVNFIDLADFYSAGVGEEVVGRILKRVARRDDLVVTTKVGYGTRSGINASGHSRKHILDSIDASLSRLRMDYVDVFMLHYFDVNTPVEETMSALNDIVHSGKARYIGVSTMLTGQLAKILMACERNGWVKPINMQLQLNCAYREEEREMIPFCRDQGLGVSVFSPLARGLLTGEVQSTRNQTDFFTQQMYSDQASFDIAHSVQRVARARGVSNAQIAQAWVANHPGVDVMLVGADTTEQFDSALAALDTQLDAEELHELERNYTPCDVINDYTAGKRILREARPGLDRFNLTEAVA; encoded by the coding sequence CAATACACCCGTTTGGGCAACTCCGGCCTGCAAGTCTCGCGCCTGTGCCTGGGCACCATGAACATGGGCACCCCGGACTGGAAACCGTGGATCTTCGACGAAAAGCAAAGCGAGCCCATCGTCGCCCACGCCCTGGCCAACGGCGTCAACTTCATCGACCTGGCCGACTTCTACTCCGCCGGCGTCGGCGAAGAAGTGGTGGGGCGCATCCTCAAGCGCGTGGCGCGACGTGACGACCTCGTGGTCACCACCAAGGTCGGCTACGGCACCCGCAGTGGCATCAACGCCAGCGGCCATTCGCGCAAGCACATCCTGGACAGCATCGACGCGTCCCTGAGCCGCCTGAGGATGGATTACGTCGACGTGTTCATGCTGCATTACTTCGACGTGAATACCCCGGTGGAAGAAACCATGAGCGCACTGAACGACATCGTGCATTCCGGCAAGGCGCGCTACATCGGCGTATCCACCATGCTCACCGGCCAGTTGGCGAAGATCCTCATGGCCTGCGAGCGCAACGGCTGGGTCAAGCCGATCAACATGCAACTGCAATTGAACTGCGCCTACCGCGAGGAAGAGCGCGAGATGATCCCGTTCTGCCGCGATCAGGGCCTGGGCGTCTCGGTGTTCAGCCCGCTGGCTCGCGGCTTGCTCACCGGCGAGGTGCAGTCGACCCGCAACCAGACTGACTTCTTCACGCAGCAGATGTACAGCGACCAGGCGTCGTTCGACATCGCCCATTCGGTGCAACGCGTGGCGCGTGCCCGTGGCGTGTCCAACGCGCAGATCGCCCAGGCCTGGGTCGCCAATCACCCGGGCGTCGACGTCATGCTGGTAGGCGCCGACACCACCGAGCAGTTCGACAGCGCGCTGGCGGCCTTGGACACCCAACTGGATGCCGAGGAACTGCACGAGCTGGAACGCAATTACACCCCGTGCGATGTGATCAACGACTACACCGCCGGCAAGCGCATCCTGCGTGAGGCCCGTCCGGGCCTGGACCGTTTCAACCTGACCGAGGCCGTGGCATGA
- a CDS encoding NAD-dependent succinate-semialdehyde dehydrogenase encodes MNPLIRTGNYIDGQWSSGGPTYPVFNPANGALITDVQRAAAEQTHLAIDAANRALPAWRKLTAKERSQRLKRWSELMLSNQKDLAHLLSLEQGKPLAEAMGEVVYAASFLEWFGEEAKRAYGDVIPSHKADARIIVVKEAIGVVAAITPWNFPLAMVTRKVGPALAAGCTMILKPSEETPLSAFALAVLAEQAGIPAGVFNIVSGDAVAIGGALQASSVVRKLSFTGSTRTGKLLMRQAADTLKKVSLELGGNAPFIVFDDADLDAAVKGAMASKFRNTGQTCVCVNRFFIQDGVYDAFTRKLAEAVSAMRVGSALEGETEQGPLINAAALAKVEAHVGDALEKGATLLCGGRRHALGGTFFEPTILTEANGDMLIAQEETFGPVAACFRFKDEAEVLQRANDTPFGLSAYFYSRDIGRVWRMAEGLEAGMVGINEGIISTEVAPFGGIKESGLGREGSKYGLDDYLEIKYLLMGGLSGIADLPQPLRKQPHLG; translated from the coding sequence ATGAACCCGTTGATTCGTACTGGCAACTACATCGACGGCCAATGGTCCAGCGGTGGTCCGACGTACCCAGTGTTCAACCCGGCCAATGGTGCGCTGATTACCGATGTACAGCGCGCCGCTGCCGAACAAACCCACCTGGCCATCGACGCCGCCAACCGTGCCTTGCCGGCCTGGCGCAAGCTCACTGCCAAGGAACGCAGCCAGCGCCTCAAGCGCTGGAGCGAGCTGATGCTGAGCAACCAGAAAGACCTGGCCCACTTGCTCAGCCTGGAACAGGGCAAGCCGCTGGCCGAAGCCATGGGTGAAGTGGTCTACGCCGCGAGTTTCCTGGAGTGGTTCGGTGAGGAGGCAAAACGCGCCTACGGTGACGTGATCCCGAGCCACAAGGCCGATGCGCGCATCATCGTGGTCAAGGAAGCCATTGGTGTGGTCGCGGCGATCACGCCGTGGAACTTCCCGCTGGCGATGGTCACCCGCAAGGTCGGTCCGGCGCTGGCGGCCGGTTGCACGATGATCCTCAAGCCTTCGGAAGAAACCCCATTATCGGCTTTTGCCCTGGCGGTATTGGCCGAGCAGGCAGGCATTCCGGCCGGCGTGTTCAACATCGTCTCCGGCGATGCCGTGGCAATCGGCGGTGCACTCCAAGCCTCCAGCGTGGTGCGCAAGTTGTCGTTCACCGGTTCAACCCGCACCGGCAAACTGTTGATGCGCCAGGCGGCGGATACCTTGAAAAAGGTCTCGCTGGAACTGGGTGGCAACGCGCCGTTTATCGTGTTTGACGACGCCGACCTCGACGCCGCCGTCAAAGGCGCCATGGCCTCCAAGTTTCGCAATACCGGGCAGACCTGCGTGTGCGTCAACCGCTTCTTCATTCAGGACGGCGTGTACGATGCCTTCACCCGCAAACTGGCAGAGGCGGTCAGCGCCATGCGTGTTGGCAGTGCATTGGAAGGCGAAACCGAGCAGGGCCCGCTGATCAACGCGGCGGCCCTGGCCAAGGTCGAAGCCCACGTCGGTGATGCCTTGGAGAAGGGCGCCACGCTGTTGTGCGGCGGCCGTCGCCATGCGTTGGGCGGAACGTTTTTTGAGCCGACCATCCTCACCGAGGCCAACGGCGACATGCTGATTGCCCAGGAAGAAACCTTTGGCCCGGTGGCCGCGTGCTTCCGGTTCAAGGACGAAGCCGAAGTGCTGCAACGCGCCAATGACACGCCGTTCGGCTTGTCCGCCTACTTCTACAGCCGCGACATCGGCCGCGTATGGCGCATGGCCGAAGGCCTGGAGGCTGGCATGGTCGGGATCAATGAAGGGATCATCTCCACTGAAGTCGCGCCGTTTGGCGGTATCAAGGAATCGGGCCTGGGACGTGAAGGGTCCAAGTATGGGTTGGATGACTACCTGGAGATCAAGTACCTGTTGATGGGTGGGCTATCAGGGATTGCTGACTTGCCCCAGCCACTGCGTAAACAACCGCACCTTGGATAA
- a CDS encoding LysR substrate-binding domain-containing protein yields the protein MRHLPALNMLRVFEEVARHRSFSQAAVGLNVTQGAVSRQIKQLEDYLGVALFIRTPQGLSLTEAGFALSPHLSDAFDHIERALHAVRVPNLRQRLRIVAPPTWATRWLSAHLRRFCERYPDINLSVAHQATHDNLAEVDCQIRFGLEPAAHCSSELLVMERHIAVASPELFSDGQPPDLQRFALLHILHDGKRLKVWENWLAAMGREDVDAGQGLEFSTLDQVIHTALAGGGLAVIDRQMIERELATGSLLPITPIEVIGPYGYWLDVATDKQGLSKVRLFTQWLGQVSNP from the coding sequence ATGCGCCACCTCCCCGCCCTCAACATGCTCCGTGTCTTCGAAGAAGTCGCCCGCCATCGCAGCTTCAGCCAGGCCGCCGTGGGCCTCAACGTCACCCAGGGCGCGGTCAGCCGCCAGATCAAGCAACTGGAAGACTACCTCGGCGTCGCCCTCTTCATCCGCACGCCCCAGGGACTGTCCCTCACCGAAGCCGGCTTCGCGCTATCGCCGCACCTGAGCGACGCCTTCGACCACATCGAACGCGCCCTGCACGCCGTGCGCGTGCCCAACTTGCGCCAGCGCCTGCGCATCGTCGCACCGCCCACCTGGGCCACGCGTTGGTTGTCCGCGCATTTGCGACGCTTCTGTGAGCGCTACCCGGATATCAACCTCAGCGTCGCCCACCAGGCGACCCACGACAACCTCGCAGAAGTCGACTGCCAGATCCGCTTCGGCCTGGAACCTGCGGCCCATTGCAGCAGTGAGCTGCTGGTGATGGAGCGACACATCGCGGTCGCCAGCCCGGAGCTGTTCAGCGACGGCCAACCGCCCGACCTGCAGCGATTTGCGCTGCTGCATATCCTGCACGACGGCAAGCGCTTGAAGGTCTGGGAAAACTGGTTGGCGGCCATGGGCCGAGAAGACGTGGATGCGGGTCAGGGCCTGGAATTCAGCACCCTCGACCAGGTGATCCATACCGCCCTGGCCGGCGGTGGCCTGGCGGTGATCGACCGACAGATGATCGAACGCGAGTTGGCGACCGGCAGCCTGTTGCCGATCACCCCTATTGAGGTGATCGGCCCTTATGGCTATTGGTTGGATGTGGCGACGGATAAACAGGGCTTATCCAAGGTGCGGTTGTTTACGCAGTGGCTGGGGCAAGTCAGCAATCCCTGA
- a CDS encoding dipeptide ABC transporter ATP-binding protein: MSSHQTVLRVDNLCVELPKGADRSHAVHGISLDVRKGEILCVIGESGSGKSVLSAAIMGDYAKGLRHAGGVIDFLGDDICTLDEARLRALRGNRIAMIFQEPMAALNPAIRIGKQVEEIFDIHAPQMPATERRERMLALLESTQLPDPPRIANSFPHQLSGGQCQRVVIAMALAMNPDLLIADEPTTALDVTTQAQVLKLVRDLRGRGQHGILFITHDFGVVAQIADRIAVMEGGRLVEIGERDQVLNAPTHAYTRKLIAAVPALHPELHAPSADGEMALRIEHLTKTYNVGGSAVAALRDVSLNLPRGKTLAIVGESGSGKSTLVKAAIRLVDSDSGHVWVGDTDFLALSGSVLATHRRRIQMIFQDPYGSLNPRHRVGDIIARAAQLRGLSAKDAWAEAGDLLEQVGLKRDALQRKPRQFSGGQRQRIGIARALAMRPEVLIADESVSALDVSVQKQVLELLAELQKQLNLSILFITHDLRVAAQISDHIAVMRQGEVVEYGTAEQVLLRPQNAYTQALLAAAPGASELPAGGPPLRLIRPATH, encoded by the coding sequence ATGAGCAGCCATCAAACTGTATTGCGGGTCGACAACCTGTGTGTCGAACTGCCCAAGGGCGCCGACCGCAGCCATGCCGTGCACGGCATCAGCCTTGACGTGCGCAAGGGTGAAATTCTCTGCGTGATCGGCGAGTCGGGCTCGGGTAAATCCGTGCTGTCAGCGGCGATCATGGGCGACTATGCCAAGGGTTTGCGGCATGCTGGCGGGGTCATCGACTTTCTTGGCGACGATATCTGCACCCTCGACGAAGCCCGCTTGCGTGCCCTGCGTGGCAACCGCATCGCTATGATTTTCCAGGAGCCCATGGCGGCGCTCAACCCGGCGATCCGCATCGGCAAGCAAGTCGAAGAAATCTTCGACATCCACGCACCGCAGATGCCGGCCACCGAGCGGCGTGAACGCATGCTCGCGTTGCTGGAATCCACCCAACTGCCGGACCCGCCGCGCATCGCCAACAGCTTTCCCCATCAGTTATCCGGCGGCCAGTGCCAACGGGTGGTCATCGCCATGGCACTGGCGATGAACCCCGACCTGCTGATCGCCGATGAACCCACCACCGCACTGGATGTGACCACCCAGGCCCAGGTGCTGAAACTGGTGCGCGACCTGCGCGGGCGCGGGCAGCACGGCATCCTGTTCATCACCCATGACTTTGGCGTAGTGGCGCAGATCGCCGACCGCATCGCGGTGATGGAAGGCGGGCGCCTGGTGGAAATCGGCGAGCGGGACCAGGTGCTGAACGCACCGACCCATGCGTATACGCGCAAGTTGATCGCGGCCGTGCCGGCGTTGCACCCGGAGCTGCATGCGCCGAGTGCCGACGGCGAAATGGCGCTGCGCATCGAGCACCTGACCAAGACCTACAACGTCGGCGGCAGCGCGGTGGCGGCGCTGCGCGATGTGTCGCTGAACCTGCCACGGGGCAAGACCCTGGCGATTGTCGGCGAGTCCGGCTCGGGCAAAAGCACCCTGGTCAAAGCCGCGATCCGCCTGGTGGACAGCGACAGTGGCCATGTGTGGGTCGGCGACACCGACTTCCTCGCCCTGAGCGGCTCCGTGTTGGCGACCCATCGACGGCGTATCCAGATGATCTTCCAGGACCCGTACGGCTCGCTGAACCCGCGCCACCGCGTCGGCGACATCATTGCCCGCGCCGCGCAACTGCGTGGGTTGTCGGCCAAGGACGCCTGGGCCGAGGCCGGTGACTTGCTGGAGCAGGTCGGCCTCAAGCGCGACGCCCTGCAGCGCAAGCCCCGGCAGTTCTCCGGAGGGCAGCGCCAGCGCATCGGCATCGCCCGCGCCCTGGCTATGCGCCCGGAAGTGCTGATCGCCGATGAAAGCGTGTCGGCGCTGGACGTGTCGGTGCAAAAGCAGGTGCTGGAGCTGCTCGCCGAGCTGCAGAAGCAACTGAACCTGAGCATCCTGTTTATCACCCACGACCTGCGCGTGGCGGCGCAGATCAGCGATCACATCGCGGTGATGCGCCAGGGTGAAGTGGTGGAGTACGGCACCGCCGAACAGGTGCTGCTGCGTCCGCAAAACGCCTACACCCAAGCGTTGCTGGCCGCCGCTCCTGGCGCTTCTGAGTTGCCCGCCGGTGGGCCGCCGCTACGGCTGATCCGCCCCGCTACTCACTGA
- a CDS encoding ABC transporter permease, which yields MNLLKSFKHPLALLGLLLVGGWVLIALCAPWLAPHDPLESFTPLLTPMTAGDDGTRFLLGTDMIGRDILSRLIWGTRTVLFWSILATLTAFAVGIAMGLCAGYFNGWVDAVLSYVADTVLSFPVLVLYIVIIIALGASALNILIAVTFTSAPAIFRIMRALTIDIRSRDYVLSAITQGEGSLRIMLVEILPNCGGPLIVDFCLRIGYTAIMIGALGFLGLGLPPPTPDWGGMINDGRAMAITFPHLVIFPCIAISTLMLGLSLLADGLDEHAQQGARS from the coding sequence ATGAACCTGCTCAAATCCTTCAAGCATCCCCTGGCCTTGCTCGGCCTGTTGCTGGTCGGCGGCTGGGTGCTGATTGCCCTCTGTGCACCGTGGCTCGCGCCCCATGATCCGCTGGAAAGCTTCACCCCGCTGCTCACGCCGATGACCGCTGGCGATGATGGCACCCGCTTTTTGCTCGGCACCGACATGATCGGCCGCGACATCCTCTCGCGCCTGATCTGGGGCACGCGCACCGTGCTGTTCTGGTCGATCCTCGCCACCCTCACCGCGTTTGCCGTGGGCATCGCCATGGGCCTGTGCGCCGGGTACTTCAATGGCTGGGTCGACGCTGTGCTGTCCTACGTGGCCGACACCGTGCTGTCGTTCCCGGTGCTGGTGCTGTACATCGTGATCATCATCGCCCTCGGCGCCTCGGCGCTGAACATCCTGATTGCGGTGACCTTTACCAGCGCCCCGGCGATCTTCCGCATCATGCGCGCGCTGACCATCGACATCCGTTCACGCGACTACGTGCTCAGCGCCATCACCCAGGGCGAAGGCTCGCTGCGCATCATGCTGGTGGAGATCCTGCCCAATTGCGGCGGCCCGCTGATCGTGGATTTCTGCCTGCGCATCGGCTACACCGCGATCATGATCGGCGCCCTGGGCTTTCTCGGCCTCGGCCTGCCGCCACCCACGCCGGACTGGGGCGGCATGATCAACGACGGCCGCGCCATGGCCATTACCTTTCCGCACCTGGTGATTTTCCCGTGCATCGCCATCTCCACCCTGATGCTCGGCTTGAGCCTGCTCGCCGACGGGCTGGACGAACACGCGCAGCAAGGCGCAAGGAGTTGA
- a CDS encoding ABC transporter permease: MAHFLLRKLLMLLATLLSVSLIVFLALELNIEDVAINVLGPYSAADQRAAWLLEHGYNQPFVWRYLVWLKDFVSGDWGTSVYFREPVLKLLLPNLWQTLTLAGLALLVMVPVALTLGIFAGIRQGSWVDRLVSFLSIVTTSIPDFASAVFVSAIFVFWLNWLPGVSSMSDGFSVVELLLPLMVLCLFGIGYLARITRASMVEVMQAPYIRTARLKGASTTRIVLRHALRNVLIAPVTVIMLYIPWLLSNVIVVEVFFAYKGFGSLLYTASLNHDVYLIEACAMISGVVVGVSKIFSDLAYTWLNPRITLRSLGGGSQ; the protein is encoded by the coding sequence ATGGCTCATTTTCTATTGCGCAAACTGCTGATGCTGCTGGCGACGCTGCTGTCGGTGTCGCTGATCGTGTTCCTGGCCCTGGAACTGAACATCGAGGACGTGGCAATCAACGTCCTCGGCCCCTACTCCGCCGCCGACCAGCGCGCGGCGTGGCTGCTGGAACACGGCTACAACCAACCCTTTGTGTGGCGCTACCTGGTGTGGCTCAAGGACTTCGTCAGCGGCGACTGGGGCACCTCGGTGTACTTCCGCGAGCCGGTGCTCAAGCTGTTGCTGCCCAACCTGTGGCAAACCCTGACCCTGGCCGGGCTGGCCTTGTTGGTGATGGTGCCGGTGGCGCTGACCCTGGGCATCTTCGCCGGGATCCGCCAGGGTTCGTGGGTCGACCGATTGGTGTCATTCCTGTCGATCGTCACCACCTCGATTCCGGACTTCGCCAGCGCGGTGTTCGTCTCGGCGATCTTTGTGTTCTGGCTTAACTGGCTGCCGGGCGTGAGCAGCATGAGCGACGGTTTCAGCGTGGTGGAACTGCTGCTGCCGCTGATGGTGCTGTGCCTGTTCGGCATCGGCTACCTGGCGCGCATCACCCGCGCCTCGATGGTCGAGGTGATGCAGGCGCCGTACATCCGCACCGCACGGCTCAAGGGTGCGTCGACCACGCGCATCGTGTTGCGCCATGCCCTGCGCAATGTGCTGATCGCGCCGGTCACGGTGATCATGCTGTACATCCCGTGGTTGCTGTCGAACGTGATCGTGGTGGAGGTGTTTTTCGCCTACAAGGGCTTCGGCTCGCTGCTCTACACCGCGTCGCTGAACCATGACGTCTACCTGATCGAAGCCTGCGCGATGATCAGCGGCGTGGTGGTGGGCGTCAGCAAAATCTTTTCTGACCTGGCCTACACCTGGCTCAACCCGCGCATCACCCTGCGCAGTCTCGGCGGAGGCAGCCAATGA
- a CDS encoding ABC transporter substrate-binding protein: MSDSNVLATLDGNAPHPAVDALCNQVQRGEINRRQFLRTAALLGITVASASSFIGSALLGNDAQASDGTPARQGGSLRFACAIQEIQDPMLITWIEASNLLRNSLEYLTWVDADNITHPYLAESWSPSDDLTTWTFNLRQDVKWSNGDGFNVDDVQHNIQRWIAADSKSVNRTAFQDIKAFEKVSDYQFRLHLKRPILAIPEMLNAFTCAIVHRSFKAGDDWARNPLATGPFKLVSFAVNKQATFAKRADYWDKPANLDELRYIDMGTDVSTHLAALQAGQVDVLYRVTVAELDLAKRLPGAQLLSCKSAQTVVMRMACDQQPFTDVRVRKAVVLCADNAQMLKVAYRGMGTLGEDHHVAPSHPEYFPLPKRERDVAAAKKLLAEAGFANGLDIDLIVGNTQGRYEQDCAQILQQNCLEAGIRINLKVVPAAQYWPIWDKAAFSLTYWAHRPLGVMSLELAYRGGGAWNESHYSDPAFDAALDKAMGIIDPKQRAVAMQNVEQILQDACVIVQPFWGDKFTAVSKKVQGFQVHPSDFYPMGNVWLSA, from the coding sequence ATGTCCGACTCCAACGTTCTAGCGACCCTGGACGGTAACGCGCCGCACCCCGCCGTCGACGCACTGTGCAACCAAGTGCAACGCGGCGAGATCAACCGCCGCCAATTCCTGCGCACCGCCGCCCTGCTCGGCATCACAGTGGCCAGTGCCTCCAGCTTCATCGGCTCGGCCCTGCTGGGCAACGACGCTCAGGCTTCCGACGGCACGCCCGCCCGTCAAGGTGGCAGCCTGCGGTTTGCCTGCGCCATCCAGGAAATCCAGGACCCGATGCTGATTACCTGGATCGAAGCCTCGAACCTGTTGCGCAACTCTCTGGAATACCTGACCTGGGTCGACGCCGACAACATCACCCACCCGTACCTGGCCGAAAGCTGGAGCCCCTCCGACGACCTCACCACCTGGACCTTCAACCTGCGCCAGGACGTGAAGTGGAGCAACGGTGACGGGTTCAACGTCGACGACGTGCAGCACAATATCCAACGCTGGATCGCCGCCGACTCCAAGTCGGTCAACCGCACCGCGTTCCAGGACATCAAGGCCTTCGAAAAAGTCAGCGACTACCAGTTCCGCCTGCACCTCAAGCGACCGATCCTGGCCATTCCGGAAATGCTCAACGCCTTCACCTGCGCCATCGTGCACCGCAGCTTCAAGGCGGGCGATGACTGGGCCAGGAACCCACTGGCCACCGGTCCGTTCAAGCTGGTGTCGTTTGCGGTGAACAAGCAGGCGACCTTCGCCAAACGCGCCGACTATTGGGACAAACCGGCCAACCTCGACGAATTGCGCTACATCGACATGGGCACCGACGTGTCCACCCACCTCGCCGCCCTGCAAGCCGGGCAAGTCGACGTGCTGTACCGCGTGACCGTGGCCGAACTGGACCTGGCCAAGCGCCTGCCCGGTGCACAGTTGCTCAGCTGCAAATCCGCGCAGACCGTGGTGATGCGTATGGCCTGCGACCAGCAACCGTTCACCGATGTGCGGGTGCGCAAAGCCGTGGTGCTCTGCGCCGACAACGCGCAAATGCTCAAGGTCGCCTATCGCGGCATGGGCACCCTGGGCGAAGACCATCATGTGGCGCCGTCCCATCCCGAATATTTCCCGCTGCCCAAGCGCGAACGCGATGTGGCGGCGGCGAAAAAACTCCTGGCCGAAGCCGGCTTTGCCAATGGCCTCGACATCGATCTGATCGTCGGCAACACCCAAGGCCGCTATGAGCAGGACTGCGCGCAGATTCTGCAACAGAATTGCCTGGAAGCCGGTATCCGCATCAACCTCAAAGTGGTGCCCGCCGCGCAGTACTGGCCGATCTGGGACAAGGCCGCCTTCAGCCTCACCTACTGGGCGCATCGCCCGCTCGGCGTGATGTCCCTGGAACTGGCCTATCGCGGCGGTGGCGCCTGGAATGAAAGCCACTACAGCGACCCGGCCTTCGATGCCGCCCTGGACAAAGCCATGGGCATCATCGACCCCAAACAACGCGCCGTGGCCATGCAAAACGTCGAGCAGATCCTGCAGGACGCGTGCGTGATCGTGCAGCCGTTCTGGGGCGACAAGTTCACCGCCGTGAGCAAAAAGGTACAGGGCTTCCAGGTGCACCCTTCCGACTTCTACCCCATGGGCAATGTCTGGCTGAGCGCCTGA
- a CDS encoding LysR substrate-binding domain-containing protein, translating to MKRKMPGLNALKAFEVAGSTGSFTRAAELLNVTQSAVSRQVRQLEEQLGEHLLERRHHHLELTSAGRVLLRALHQSFDKIELTVRSIQQKTHSNRLHVNAPPTFTSRWLMPRLGRLREAHPELELSITTCLQDSLAQTSTLDCAIRFGNGEWDGLDSSLLIQERHIAVCAPSLYARECSDGVDLNRMTLLHVLASEDQRYLTWKHWLDAARIQGVDTQGGYEFDLLDLAIRAATDGLGITIADWHMVAAELASGQLTQVLNVHVEGHQSYWLVTRPEQTDMPQLQVFSQWLQEEIWLAQRQLEPSTAVS from the coding sequence ATGAAACGCAAAATGCCCGGTCTCAATGCCCTCAAGGCGTTCGAAGTAGCCGGCAGTACCGGCAGTTTTACCCGGGCTGCCGAGCTGTTGAACGTGACCCAGAGTGCGGTCAGCCGTCAGGTTCGGCAGTTGGAAGAACAGTTGGGCGAGCACCTGCTGGAGCGCCGCCACCATCACCTCGAACTGACCAGCGCCGGCCGCGTGTTGCTGCGTGCGCTGCACCAATCCTTCGACAAGATCGAGTTGACGGTGCGCAGTATCCAGCAGAAAACCCACTCCAACCGCCTGCACGTCAACGCGCCGCCAACCTTCACCAGCCGTTGGTTGATGCCGCGCCTGGGGCGCCTGCGCGAAGCCCACCCTGAACTTGAATTGAGCATCACCACGTGCCTGCAGGACAGCCTGGCGCAGACCAGCACCCTCGATTGCGCGATTCGATTTGGCAATGGTGAGTGGGATGGGTTGGACAGTTCGCTGTTGATCCAGGAGCGGCATATCGCCGTGTGTGCGCCGTCGTTGTACGCCCGTGAATGCAGCGATGGTGTCGACCTCAATCGCATGACGTTACTGCATGTGCTGGCCAGTGAGGACCAGCGCTACCTGACGTGGAAACACTGGCTGGACGCGGCGCGCATCCAGGGCGTGGACACCCAGGGCGGCTATGAGTTCGACCTGCTGGACCTGGCGATCCGCGCCGCTACCGACGGGCTGGGCATCACCATTGCCGACTGGCATATGGTGGCGGCGGAGCTGGCATCCGGGCAGTTGACCCAGGTGCTCAATGTGCATGTGGAGGGGCATCAGTCGTATTGGCTGGTGACCCGGCCGGAGCAGACGGACATGCCGCAGTTGCAGGTGTTCAGCCAGTGGTTGCAGGAGGAGATCTGGTTGGCGCAGCGGCAGTTGGAGCCTTCTACGGCGGTTAGTTGA
- a CDS encoding ATP-binding protein — translation MTLRFGWPRTLASQLSLIFLISLVCAHGLSFSAQFYERYISARTVMLGNLENDVATSVAILDRLPANERASWLPRLDRQNYRYLLNAGETGEPMRSDDVPMAATSIADALGEHYALTFRDIPGMQKHFQAHLTLADGNPITLDVRPSMLPVAYWLPVVLVLQLALLLGCTWFAVRLAIRPLTRLARAVETLDPNAHPTPLDETGPTEVAHAAVAFNAMQQRIAEYLKERMQILAAISHDLQTPITRMKLRAEFMEDCAERDKLWSDLGEMEHLVREGVAYARSVHGATEASHRINLDAFLDSLVFDYQDMHKQVSLSGKSAVVLDTRPHALRRVLVNLVDNALKFAGAAQLEVGSTADGELSIKVLDNGPGIAEDELVQVMQPFYRVESSRNRGTGGTGLGLAIAQQLAVAIGGSLTLSNRAEGGLCAQIKIKL, via the coding sequence ATGACCTTAAGGTTTGGCTGGCCGCGTACCCTGGCGTCACAGTTGTCGCTGATCTTCCTGATCAGCCTGGTGTGCGCCCATGGCTTGTCCTTCAGTGCGCAGTTCTATGAGCGCTACATCAGCGCGCGCACCGTCATGCTGGGCAACCTGGAAAACGACGTGGCCACCTCGGTGGCGATCCTCGACCGGCTGCCCGCCAACGAGCGCGCCAGCTGGCTGCCGCGCCTGGATCGGCAAAACTACCGCTACCTGCTCAACGCCGGGGAAACCGGCGAGCCGATGCGCAGCGACGACGTGCCCATGGCCGCTACCTCGATTGCCGATGCATTGGGTGAACACTACGCGCTGACCTTCCGCGACATCCCCGGGATGCAGAAACACTTCCAGGCCCACCTGACACTGGCCGACGGCAACCCGATCACCCTCGACGTGCGCCCCTCCATGCTGCCCGTGGCGTACTGGCTGCCGGTGGTGCTGGTGCTGCAACTGGCGCTGCTGCTGGGCTGCACCTGGTTTGCCGTGCGCCTGGCCATCCGCCCGCTGACCCGCCTGGCGCGCGCCGTGGAAACCCTCGACCCCAACGCCCATCCCACGCCGCTGGACGAAACAGGCCCCACCGAAGTGGCCCACGCTGCGGTCGCGTTCAACGCCATGCAACAGCGTATCGCCGAATACCTCAAGGAACGCATGCAGATCCTCGCGGCGATTTCCCATGATCTGCAAACCCCGATCACCCGCATGAAACTGCGCGCCGAATTCATGGAGGATTGTGCCGAACGCGACAAACTCTGGAGCGATCTGGGCGAGATGGAACACCTGGTGCGCGAAGGTGTGGCCTATGCCCGCAGCGTCCACGGCGCCACCGAAGCCAGCCACCGCATCAACCTCGACGCCTTCCTTGACAGCCTGGTGTTCGACTACCAGGACATGCACAAACAGGTGAGCCTCAGCGGCAAAAGCGCGGTCGTACTCGACACGCGCCCCCACGCCCTGCGCCGGGTGCTGGTGAACCTGGTGGACAACGCCCTCAAGTTCGCCGGCGCCGCGCAGCTGGAAGTCGGGTCGACGGCCGATGGCGAGCTGTCGATCAAGGTGCTGGACAACGGCCCAGGCATTGCCGAGGACGAGCTGGTGCAGGTGATGCAGCCGTTCTACCGCGTGGAAAGCTCACGCAACCGCGGCACCGGCGGCACCGGCCTGGGGCTGGCGATTGCGCAACAACTGGCCGTGGCCATCGGAGGCTCCCTGACCTTGAGCAACCGCGCAGAAGGCGGATTGTGCGCACAGATCAAGATCAAGTTGTGA